In Candidatus Omnitrophota bacterium, the following proteins share a genomic window:
- a CDS encoding type Z 30S ribosomal protein S14: protein MAKKSMIYKASQPQKFKVREYTRCKRCGRARSVYRRFKLCRLCLRQLALEGYIPGMTKSSW from the coding sequence ATGGCGAAGAAGAGCATGATTTACAAGGCTTCACAGCCGCAAAAATTTAAAGTAAGAGAATATACGCGCTGCAAACGTTGCGGACGGGCGCGAAGCGTCTATCGCCGCTTCAAACTCTGCCGCCTTTGTCTGCGTCAACTGGCCCTGGAAGGCTATATTCCTGGAATGACCAAATCGAGTTGGTAA